From the genome of Faecalibacterium prausnitzii:
CGGTGCATGTGCTGATGCCCGTGGGCACTCTGCCGCTCATCCCCCATGTGGTGGAGCTACGGTTCGTGCTCAACCAGGGCATGGCATTCAGCCTGCTCAGCGGCAGGCAGCTGTTTTTGATCGTGGCCACCAGCGCTGCGCTGATCCTTGTCGCATACTGGCTGTTTTTTCGCAGCCGGAACGATCGCCTGCAGCAGGCGGCGCTGATCCTTGTGCTGGGCGGCGGCATCGGCAACCTCATCGACCGTGTGCTAAACGGCGAGGTCGTGGACTACATCAACCTGCTGTTCATGCGGTTCGCCGTCTTCAACTTTGCGGACATCTGCGTCTGTGTGGGGGTGGCGCTCT
Proteins encoded in this window:
- the lspA gene encoding signal peptidase II, whose product is MAYVIFNLLCVAVLIGIDQGIKFWAVHVLMPVGTLPLIPHVVELRFVLNQGMAFSLLSGRQLFLIVATSAALILVAYWLFFRSRNDRLQQAALILVLGGGIGNLIDRVLNGEVVDYINLLFMRFAVFNFADICVCVGVALWVLVIFLEELHSGDAKEP